The Schaalia dentiphila ATCC 17982 sequence GTCTGCGAGGGCTCCATCCACCCCCGTTCCGAATAGGCGCATGTTCGCGCACACGTTAGAGCGCCCACTCGTACAGGGGGCGCAGTGTCCGCAGGCAATCTCGGGAGCGAGTCCGACCTGCGTGCCCGGAGCGGGAACGTCGACCCCTGCGGTGAGGTCGCTTCCAACACGCCACACGCGTGCGGCGATTTCGTGCCCGAGGACTACGCCCGGGGTGACGCCGTTCGTCTTTTGTCCTGTTGCGATGCGCAGGTCCGTGCCGCACAGGGTTGTTGCTTCGACGGAGAGGAGAACGTCGCGTGGGCCGAGTGTTGGGATGGGGCGTTCGTCGAGTACCAGGGCGCCGGGGGAGCGAAGCGACGCTGCGAGCATGGATTCCATGCTTCCAGCATAGGGCTTGTGCTCCTCGTGGGAGGGGCGCCTTTCACCCCATCTGTACGCGCCAACGCAGCTCCCCCCAACAACAGTATCGAACATATGTTCAATATAATGGCTGTATGACCACGGAACGACGCTACGCAGAACTGCATGCGCACAGCGCCTTCACGTTTCTTGACGGGACCGACGAGCCCGCGCGTATGGTGGAGGAAGCTGCGCGCCTCGGGCTCGATGCCCTCGCGATTCTCGACGTCGACGGCATGTACTCGACGGTTCAGACGACCATGGCTGCCCGCACGGCCGGCCTGCCGATCGTGTACGGCGCTGAGCTCACGCTCGCGCCGGATGCTCTGAGGGGCATTGTTCCGGGTTCATCTGCGCCGGGATGGGGACTTGCTCCCGGAGCTGAAGACCCGGGGATGCGCCTCCCCATTGTGGCGGCCAGCCCCACCGGCTACGCGCATCTCGTGGGAGCGATGAGCGCTCGAGCACTGTCCGAACCCGGGCAGCGCAATCCACGCCACGACCTCGTCAATCTGAGTGAGGCCGGAGGGGAGCTCGTCGTCCTCACTGGCGGTAGGCGGGGCCCGCTCATGCGCGCGCTACGAGCCGGGGGCACGGCGCCCGCACGCCGAGTCCTGGACGGACTTGTAGACGCTTTTGGGTGCGACCAGGTCCTCGTCGAGTGGCAGGCTGCGCGTGGGGATGAAGACGAGGTCGGAGACGTGCTCGCGGAGCTTGCGCGCGCGAGCGGAACTCGCCTGGTGGCGACGAGCGGAGCGCGCATGTCCTCACCCTCGAAGCAGGCGCTCGGCGACATCTTGACGGCGACCCGCTTGGGATCTTCCTTGAACGAGGCGGAGGCTCACCTGGGCGCGCACCGCTCTTTCCTGCGTTCACCCGCGGAGATGGCACGACTGCATGGAGCACACCCGCAGGCACTCGACAACGCATGCGAGGTCGCAGCCGCGTGCGCTTTCGACCTGCGCCTCGTCGCCCCGCGCTTGCCGCGCACCCAGGTCCCCGACGGGCACACCCCGGACAGCTGGCTCGCGCACTGCACCTACGAGGGCGCGAGCGTGCGCTACGGATCACGCGCACACCACCCCCGGGCATGGGAAACGATCGAGCACGAACTCGGGGTCATCGAGCGCCTCGGCTTTGCGGGCTACTTCCTCATCGTCAAAGACATCGTCGACTTTTGCGCCCGCAACGGGATCCTGTGCCAGGGGCGGGGCAGCGCCGCCAACTCAGCGGTGTGCTATTGCCTGGGAATCACAGCGGTCGACGCGGTGCGCCACAACCTGCTGTTCGAGCGATTTTTATCCGATGCGCGCTCGGGGCCACCGGATATCGATGTCGATATCGAGGCGTGTCGTCGAGAAGAGGTCATCCAGTACGTCTACGACACGTTTGGGAGGGATCGCGCGGCCCAGGTCGCGAACGTCATCACGTACCGCCCGCGCTCAGCGATCCGCGATGTCGCACGCGCCCTCGGATACCCGGCCGGTACGGCCACAGCCTGGTCCCAGGGCAGGGGAGAAGTGCCACCCCTCGTTGGTGATGCGGCCCAGGCGCTCGCGCGTCTTCCCCGGCACATGGGGATCCACTCAGGCGGCATGGTGCTCACCGATCAGCCGGTGTCGCGCATCTGCCCGGTTGGGTGGGCCGCGATGCCGGGACGTACGGTTCTCCAATGGGATAAGGAGGACTGTGCGGATGCCGGCCTCGTGAAGTTCGACCTGCTATCGCTCGGCATGTTGACCGCGTTGCGCGTCGCCTTCGACGAGCTCCGGGCGGGTGGCGCGCGTGCGGGGGAGGCCTCGAATCAGCTGCGTGGCTGGGCACCTCGAGTAGTGGAAGGGCGCGAGGGCCAACCCCTGGGCCTGCACACCCTGCCGGAGGAGGACCCGAGGGTCTACGACTTGCTGTGCGCGGCCGACACGGTGGGCGTCTTCCAGGTAGAGTCGCGCGCGCAGATGAACACGCTTCCTAGGCTCAAACCACGCTGCTTCTACGACATTGTCGTGGAGGTCGCTCTGATCCGACCGGGGCCGATCCAGGGGCGCTCAGTCAACCCCTATTTACGGCGCCGTTCGGGACGCGAGAAGGTCACCTATCTGCACCAACTCCTTGAGCCCGCCCTGCGCCAGACGCTCGGCGTCCCCCTCTTTCAGGAGCAGCTCATGCGCATCGCGAGGGACGCGGCGGGCTTGTCGGGGGCGCGCGCCGATCAGCTGCGCCGCGCGATGGGGGCCAAGCGCAGCCCGGAGCGCATGGAAGCTCTCAAGGGGGACCTTATGGCGGGCATGGAGGAACGGGGTATCGACGCGCCCACGCGCGAGCGTATCTTCGAACAGCTCAAGGGCTTTGCGGACTTCGGGTTCCCGGAGTCTCATTCGTTTTCCTTCGCACACATCGTGTACGCGTCGTCCTGGCTGAAGGTGCACGCCCCCGAGCACTTTTATGCCGCGATCCTGGCCTCCCAGCCGATGGGCTTCTATTCGCCCGCGACCCTCGTGCAGGACGCCCGCAGGCACGGGGTGCGCGTGGTGGGTCCGTCAGTCAACGATTCACTCGTCGACGCGAGCGTGCAGCGCGTGGGCGACGATGAGGCGGGGGAGTCCTACAACCCGGGGCGCCCGGAGGCTTTGCCCTCGCGCGGCACCGTTGCCCTCGATGTCGATCGCGAGCTTGCGGTGCGTATCGGGCTCTCTCAGGTACGAGGCCTGGGCGCGGTCGCCGAGCGCATCGTCGAAGCCAGGCGTCAGGGAGCATTTACGAGTCAGGCGGACCTCGCGCGGCGAGCCCACGTGAGCGCCTCTGCCATGGAAAAGCTCGCGATGGCCGGCGCTCTCGAGTGTCTGGGGGTCGGGCGGCGCGAGGGTGCATGGGCTGCGGGGGCACTCGCGCAGCCACAGGCTCGGGCCGGTCAATGGCAGCCATTCCTTCCGGGCACGGAGGTGGGGGCGCGCGTTCCCGAGCTGCCTTCGTTATCGGAGGCGGAGCGCATGCGCTCGGATGTCGCTTCGACGGGGCTGACCCCGGGGCGCCACCCTTTCAGCTACGTCCGCGGATCGCTGCCCGCTAGCGTCCTCCGGGCTGGCGAGCTGGGCCAGCACCTGACCGGACGCATCGTCGACATCGCCGGAGTCGTCACCCATCGACAGCGCCCGCACACGGGCGGGGGGATCACGTTCCTCTCCCTCGAAGACGAAACCGGCCTCGTCAACGTCTCTGTCTCTGTGGGAGCATGGAAAAAGTTCCGGCGCGTGTGCCTCGAGTCCAGTGCTCTACTCGTGCGTGGGACACTCGAGTGGGGAGATGGTGCGATCAGCGTGCAAGCCTTCAGGATCGCGTCTATCGCACTTCCCGTCGAGGTAAAGTCCCGAGACTTTCGCTAACCAGCGCTTCGCGCGTGCTGCGCCACGCCATCCAGGAGGTATGTGCGCAGGTCATCGACCGTGTCGCACACGGCATCCGCATCGGCCAGGCCATCGTCCGTTGCGTAGCCCCACCCAACGCCGATCACCGGAATGCCAGCCTCCTTAGCGCCGCGCACGTCCCAGATCGAGTCGCCGACGATAACGGGGCGGGAGATATCGGCGCCGCGATCCTCCAAACGTGTCAGAGCCTCGTGAATGACTGTTGCTTTGCTCGAGGCCGGGTCGGGGGTAGCCCCGGCAATCACATCAAAAACGCTGGACAGGCCGAGATGCTCCATCTGAGCGAGAGCCATCGGGGCCTGCTTCGACGTCGCGGTCGCCAACGGAACGCCAGCATCATGAAGTTCGTGAAGCAGCTCAATGACCCCGGGGAAGGGCTCGGGATCAAGAAAGTGAGCTTGATATCGCGAACGGTAGCCACTCACGAGGTTGGCTAGGAGCTCACCCTCGTACCCCAGGTCGCCGAAGGCGTACCACAGCGGCGGGCCGACATAGGTGCGGAGCCGCTGATCGTCGGGGATCGGAAAATCGTAGTCTGACAGTGCGCCACGAAATGCACTCATGACGGCCGGAGCGGAATCAACAATCGTTCCGTCGACGTCAAAAAGGACAACAGAAATGGATAAAGACACGTGGCTCCCCCGCGTTGTTGGTGCTTTCTTAGTCACTATGCCCTATTATCCCGAGAGAAGCATCCGACACGACCACGAGGAGGGAGACATGGAATCACGAGCACAACTGACGCCGATCGTTCAGGCCAATAGTGCGCGCGCTGCCGCATGGCGAGTCTTCTTCGAGGCGTCCGGGCGCCTGCAGGGCATTCTCGAGACGCGCCTCAAGCGCACCTACGGGGTTTCCATGCCCGACTACAACATTCTTCTGGCCCTCTGGGAGGCGCCTGGCCATCGTCTGCGCATGGGCGAGCTGGCCGACCGTGTCGTTTATTCGCCGTCGCGCGTCACCTACCTCGTTTCGAATCTGTCGCGCGACGGATGGGTGGAACGCGTTCCCTCCGCGGTCGATCGCCGCGGCTACGACGCGTGCCTGACGACCCAGGGGATCGAAACTGTGCTTGCTGCCACAGAGCTGCATCAGCAGACGGTCAGCGAGTACCTCCTGGATGGCATGACGGACGCCGATATCGACTCAATTGCCAAGGTTTTTGCCACTCTTGACTCGCGCCTGCGCGGCGGCGAAAAAGACTCCTAGTTTCGATTGGCGCATCTCGCCCACATCGTGTTAAGCTTCTACTCGCTTGCGGATCGCAACGGTTCGCATCGCTCACCTGCGCGGGTGGCGGAATAGGCAGACGCGCTAGCTTGAGGTGCTAGTCCTCATTTTACGAGGGTGGGGGTTCAAGTCCCCCTCCGCGCACGAAATGCCCCGGGGCCGAAAGGCTCCGGGGTTTTCCATATCAATCGTGAGGAGGCACCGTGCGTATCGACATGTGGCTCGACACCTGCGACCCGTGGAGCTATCTCGGGCTGCGACACCTGCGCGCAGCTCTCGAGGAATTCGAGCATCGTGACGAGGTTGAGGTCTACCTGCACGCTTTCCTTCTTGACCCGGAACTCGACGCCCCCGTGGACAAGCCCCGCGTTGTGGCTCTCGTGGAATCCGGTGCCGCGACGCTCGAAGAAGTACGCGAATCTGACGAGCGGATGCAGGCGCTCGGCGCGCGCGAGGGGATTCGCTTCGACTTCGATAAACTCATCATCGCTCCGACATCGCGCGCACACCGCATCATCGCGGCCGCCCACGATGCTGATATTGATGCCGATACGGTGGCAGGTCCCTCCTCGCTGCAACTGAAGGTTGCCGAGGCCATCATGCGCGCCCACTTCGAAATGGGGCTGGACATCTCCCACCCCGAGGTTCTCATCGGGTGCGCCCAGGACATTGGAATGCCGCCGGAGCTTGCTGCTCTCGCCGTGGGCGACGAGGAATGGGCATCCCGCGTGTATTCGGACTTCCAGATGGCGATGCACATGGGTGTCACCACCGTCCCCACGTACGTCTTTGACGCGCAGTACCTCGTCGACGGACATCAAACGATCACCGCATTTACGAACATCCTGGCTACGGCCTGGGAACAGTCTCGAAAGGATCACGCATGAGCGAGAAGAACACCCCCACCTCGAACACTCAGAGCGCTCCCAGCCCGATGGAACTCGTCCAGGAGTTCCACCGCACCTACTCGATGCCGATTCGTTCCTTCGACGATCCGACGTTGTCCTATGAGCGCCTCGGCATGCGCATGAGCCTCATCGCCGAAGAATTCGCTGAACTCATGGGAGCGGTGTACGGCAAGCGCGCGCGCGCGATCATTGAGACGGCTACCGCCGAGGCGGTCGCGGCAGACGATGGCGAGCGCGATGTTATTGAGGCTGCGGACGCCCTCGCCGACCTCATCTACGTCATCTACGGTATGGCGATCGAGTCCGGAATGGATCTCGATTCTGTGCTCGCCGAGGTCCAGGCTTCGAACCTCTCCAAGCTTATGCCGGACGGCTCCGTCAAGCTGCGCGAGGATGGAAAGGTCCTCAAAGGCCCCAACTTCTTCCCGCCGAATGTTGCGCGCGGCCTCGGCCTGGAGACCGGGGAGAGCGCCAACGACGCGGACTAAGGTCCCTAGCACGCGCATTCGTGCCCGCCAGGTGACACAATAGACGCGGTCCACTCATAAGGAGGAAAGACATGGCACGCGTCGCAGTCATTGGCGGAGGTTACGGAGGCGTCACGGTCGCAAAGGGGCTGGACCCCATCGCGGACGTTGTCCTCATCGAACAGAAGGACCAGTTCGTCCATCACGCAGCCGCGCTGCGTGCCGCGGTCGACACCGTGTGGGAACACGCGATCTTCATGCCCTACACGAACCTGCTGCACCGCGGCGAGGTCCTCCGTGGCACAGTATCGCGTGTTGACGGCACGACCGTTCATGTCTTTGGCCACGACCCGATCGAGGCCGACTACGTCGTCTTCGCGACCGGATCGACCTATCCTTTCCCCGCGAAGTACTCCTCTTACCGCTCGTCCGTGGCGAAGGCACGCCTTGAGCAGCTGCACGAGAACCTCGGACGGGCCCGCTCGGTGATGATCGTCGGCGGCGGCACCGTCGGCATCGAGCTGACCGGCGAACTCGCCAATGCCTTCCCCGGCCTGGACATCACGATCGTTGAGGCCTCCGATCAGATCCTGGGCACGCCCGGCTACACCGATGCGCTGCGCAACGAGATCAGCGAGCAGCTGAGCACCCTCGGCGTGCGCGTCGTCACCGGCTCTGAGCTCGCTTACCTGCCCCCGCAGAACGTTGGCGACCTCAGTCACTTCATGGTTGAAACCAAGAACGGTGAGGTCATCGAGGCCGATCTGTGGTTCCAGTGCTACGGTGCCCGCGCCAACACCGGCTTCCTGATCGGCAGCGACTACGAGTCCGTCATGAACCCGAACGGCACCATCCGTGTCGATAGCACCATGCAGGTCGCAGATCACCCGAACGTCTACGCCGTCGGTGATCTCACCGATGTGCGTGAATCGAAGCGTGCCGACGCCGCGCGCCAGCAGGCCCGCGTCGTCATCGCGAACATCACCGCCCAGATCGAAGGGGAGAAGCCCGACGCCATCTACCAGCCGACGAAGGAGTGGGTGATTCTGCCCCTCGGCCCGAACATGGGTGCGTCGCAGCTCCTTGATGCGGACGGGCAGACCCGTATTCTGGGCGCGGAGCAGACCGCCGAGATCAAGGGAACCGATCTGATGGTGTCCGTTATTCGTTCGCAGCTCAACCTCCCCTGATAAAGTGCGCCGTCTCACGGTAGAATGATCGTCATGACTGGAGATGCCCGCCGCGCGCTGACGCGCCTGCTCAACGCTTTCGAAAACCACTTCGACATCGCCCGCGATGGAGACGAGGCCGACGACGCCGCGCTCGAAGCAGCTGAGCTTGCGCTGCGTGACGCGTTCTTCACCTACGACGACATTCTTTTCACTCAGCTGGGCGTGGAATTGCCCTTCGACATTCTCGATGACTCCGAGGATGACGACGATGATTTCGACGACTCCGATGAAGACGACTTTATCGAGGTCGATGACTGACTCGATCATCAGCTTGTTCAAGATGGGTGGGGCCCGAACCAAGCGGTTCGGGCCCCACCCATCTTTACGTGATCACGCGACGTCAATCACGTGAAGCGCGCCTTACTACTGAGCCACCTCGGAGAGAACCTGCCGAATGGGGGCAGGCAACGGCTCCGTGTAATCGAGCAGCGTCTCCAGCTGGCGCAGCGTGCGCGGACCGACGAGGGCACTGGTGACACCCGGATAATCGCGCACCCATGCAAGCGCCACGTCGCCCGTCGAGCGTTCCAGTCCCGCGCCCGCGCGCGTGGCAGCCTCAATGACGCCGCGCGCCGAGCCCGTCAAGTGGCCCTCCACCAGATGGCGAAGATGTGGCGAAGCAGCGCGCGAGTCCGCGGGCGTCGAGTGGCGGTACTTGCCCGTCAGAGCACCGCCTGCCAATGCGGACGCGGCGATGACGCCGACCCCGTGTTCACTCAGTTCAGCGACCCTCGCCGCCCGCGAGGTATCTGCGAGGGAGAAGGGGAACTCGACCACTGAGATCGGAGCGCTCGCTCCGAGCATGCCGCGTGTCACCGCCTCGGCAAGCTGCCACTGCGTCGCCCGCGACAGCCCCACGTAGCGCGCACGGCCAGAGCGATACGCTGCGGTCGCAGCTTCAAGAGTCTCGTCCAGTGGGACCTCCGCGCGAGGCTCCACCATCCACACGTCCACGTAGTCGGTGTCCAACCGTGCGAGGGCATCATCGAGACTGCGCAGCAGATCGCCGCGCCCCGCAGCGCTCACCCACGCGCCTTCGGAGGCCCGGCGCACGCCTCCGCGCCACGCGACTGCCACGCGGTGCCGACCAACAGCTGAGATGGCTTCGGACAGGATGTCTACCGCCATGCCGTCACCATGGGACGCAGAACATTCCACCAGATTGCCGCCCGCGTCGACGAAACGGCGCAGCATGTCGAGCGCTTCGGGGCCGTCAGTGTCGCGCCCCCAGGTGAGCGTGCCGATACCAATGGCCGACAGGTAGAGCCCGGTGCGGCCGCATTGCTTCAAGTCCATGCATCTAGCCTAGCCGAGTCCGCGACAGCCACCGTGCATGTTGCTCGGGCAGCGGGGGAGTGGTTCCGCCGAACACCGGGCAGAGTGACCGCACCCCGCACCAGTTGCACAGGGGATTCTTGCGAGGCACAAAAGAGTCGTTCTCAATGTCGCGTGCAATCGAGTCCCAGAGCTGGTCAATGTGACGCTCAAAACTCGCGATGTCGCCCGCTTTGGGATCAAAGGTGATGACCTGGCCGGCCTTCAGATAGACAAGCTGCATGCGAGAAGGAAGCACCTGCGTGCGCGCGAGGAGCAGCGCGTAGAAACGCAGCTGGTACAGGGCCTCGTCGACGTAGCGCGGACCGGGCGCCTTCCCGGTCTTGTAGTCGACGACCCGAAGCCGTCCGTCGGGGGCACGGTCCACACGGTCGATGAAACCGAGGAGTCGTACGCCGCCCGAGGTCATTGTCGTCACACGCTGCTCAAGCGCTGCCGGTGCAATCCACTGGGGCTGCTCGATCGCAAAGTACCCGTTGACGACCGCGCGCGCCTCGTCGAGCCACGCGTCACGGTCCGCATCGTCGCTAAACAACGCGGGAACCTCCGGGTTCTTTGATGCCAGGGCCTCGTATTGCGGCCACACCTGGCCGCGCGCGGCCTCAGGTGTACGCTGCTGCGCTGGCAGAGCGAAAAGCTTCTCAAGCACTGCGTGCACGATTGTTCCCAGAGCCTTCGCGCGCGTTTCTGGTTCACGGTATCCGTCCAGGACGTGAAGACGGTACTGCAGGGGGCAGCGCTCGTATTCCTTCGCTCGCGAAGCCGAGAGTGCGGGCTCCCACGTGCGCTCGGCCGTCGAAGGGGTGATCAGGTCTGTCATGAATACCACGCTAACCCCTCCCGCCCTCATCTGTGTCCTGCTATGGGCGCAGCTGGTGGCAAGCGCTATCCTTTACGTAATGACTATTCAGCGTAATACTTCAATGTCGGCCAATGATTTTGGCCAGCCCACCCGCCGAGGCGTCCTTTCTGAGGGCGACCGCGTTCAGGTTCGCGACCCCAAGGGACGCTTCCACCAGGTGATTCTCGTGAGCGGTGGTCGTTTCCAATCCAACCGCGGCGGATTCAACCATAACGACGTCATTGGCCGTCCCGACGGCCAGGTGATTGTCACCGAGGAAGGCCGCCAGTTCCAGATCCTGCGGCCCCTGCAGGTCGATTATGTGATGTCGATGCCCCGCGGCGCCGCCGTCGTCTATCCCAAGGACGCAGGGGTCATTACCCACATGGGGGATATTTTCCCCGGCGCGACTGTCGTCGAGGCCGGCGCCGGCTCCGGCGCGCTGTCGATGGCTCTCCTCGATGCGGTCGGCCCGCAGGGGTGCCTTATCTCTGTGGAGCGGCGCCAGGACTTCGCTGACATCGCGGCCGCCAACGTTGACCTGTGGTTCGGCCGCCGCCACCCCGCATGGGACCTGCGCGTCGGTGACGTCGACGAGGTGCTGTGGTCGGCCGAAGAGGGCAGCGTCGACCGGATCGTACTCGACATGCTTGCTCCCTGGGAGAACATCGAGGCCATCACCCATGCGCTGATTCCGGGCGGCGTGCTCGTGTGCTACGTCGCGACCGTCACACAGATGTCACGTCTCGTCGAGGATCTGCGCGCCTCCGAGCGTTTCACCGATCCGATCGCCTGGGAGGACATACGCCGCGAGTGGCACCTCGACGGCCTGGCCGTGCGCCCCGAGCACCGCATGGTGGCCCACACCGGTTTCCTCGTGGTCACCCGCCTCCTCGCGCCTGGCGTCACGCCGCAGGAGCGTTCGACTCGTCCGGCGAAGGCTGCCGAAGGTCAGGGCGGCGCGTGGGACGACGAGCCGGACTGGTCGCTGGAGAAGGTCGGTCAGCGCGTGAACTCTGAGAAGAAGGTGCGCAAGGTCCGCCGTGACGTCGTCGCGCAGGCCGACACGTGGGCGTCGGAGGGACGTGAGGCAGCGACTGATGAGTGAGGTCGAAGAACGCCAGGCACTTGAACGACGTCTGATTTCGCTGGAAGAAAAGAACGGCCGCCTCACCACCGCGCTGACGACCGCCCGCACGGAGCTGATTCGCCTACAGGGGGAGCTGGCCGACGTGTCGCGTCCTCCCCAGACTCTCGCAACGTTCGTGCGAGCGTTTCCTGCTTCACGCCAGATCGAGGTCGTGATGGGCGGCAAGCGCATGCGCGTTGCCGTCACTCCGAAGCTTGATGTCACTGACCTCTCGTACGGGCAGTGGGTGCGCCTCGACGACACGATGATCGCCGTGGCCGCGGATGACTTCCCGCGCAGCGGGCAGGTCGTCTCCGTTCTCGAGCTCGTTGGCCGCGACCGCGTGCTTGTGGCGACGGAAGGTGGAGCGGAGAATCTCCTTGAGCTGGCCGGCCCTCTACGCCACGGAAACCTGCGTCCCGGCGATTCTCTCGTCGTGGACGCCCGCTCGGGCATCGCCTTCGAGCGCATCGTGCGTGAG is a genomic window containing:
- a CDS encoding error-prone DNA polymerase, which codes for MTTERRYAELHAHSAFTFLDGTDEPARMVEEAARLGLDALAILDVDGMYSTVQTTMAARTAGLPIVYGAELTLAPDALRGIVPGSSAPGWGLAPGAEDPGMRLPIVAASPTGYAHLVGAMSARALSEPGQRNPRHDLVNLSEAGGELVVLTGGRRGPLMRALRAGGTAPARRVLDGLVDAFGCDQVLVEWQAARGDEDEVGDVLAELARASGTRLVATSGARMSSPSKQALGDILTATRLGSSLNEAEAHLGAHRSFLRSPAEMARLHGAHPQALDNACEVAAACAFDLRLVAPRLPRTQVPDGHTPDSWLAHCTYEGASVRYGSRAHHPRAWETIEHELGVIERLGFAGYFLIVKDIVDFCARNGILCQGRGSAANSAVCYCLGITAVDAVRHNLLFERFLSDARSGPPDIDVDIEACRREEVIQYVYDTFGRDRAAQVANVITYRPRSAIRDVARALGYPAGTATAWSQGRGEVPPLVGDAAQALARLPRHMGIHSGGMVLTDQPVSRICPVGWAAMPGRTVLQWDKEDCADAGLVKFDLLSLGMLTALRVAFDELRAGGARAGEASNQLRGWAPRVVEGREGQPLGLHTLPEEDPRVYDLLCAADTVGVFQVESRAQMNTLPRLKPRCFYDIVVEVALIRPGPIQGRSVNPYLRRRSGREKVTYLHQLLEPALRQTLGVPLFQEQLMRIARDAAGLSGARADQLRRAMGAKRSPERMEALKGDLMAGMEERGIDAPTRERIFEQLKGFADFGFPESHSFSFAHIVYASSWLKVHAPEHFYAAILASQPMGFYSPATLVQDARRHGVRVVGPSVNDSLVDASVQRVGDDEAGESYNPGRPEALPSRGTVALDVDRELAVRIGLSQVRGLGAVAERIVEARRQGAFTSQADLARRAHVSASAMEKLAMAGALECLGVGRREGAWAAGALAQPQARAGQWQPFLPGTEVGARVPELPSLSEAERMRSDVASTGLTPGRHPFSYVRGSLPASVLRAGELGQHLTGRIVDIAGVVTHRQRPHTGGGITFLSLEDETGLVNVSVSVGAWKKFRRVCLESSALLVRGTLEWGDGAISVQAFRIASIALPVEVKSRDFR
- a CDS encoding HAD family hydrolase encodes the protein MSLSISVVLFDVDGTIVDSAPAVMSAFRGALSDYDFPIPDDQRLRTYVGPPLWYAFGDLGYEGELLANLVSGYRSRYQAHFLDPEPFPGVIELLHELHDAGVPLATATSKQAPMALAQMEHLGLSSVFDVIAGATPDPASSKATVIHEALTRLEDRGADISRPVIVGDSIWDVRGAKEAGIPVIGVGWGYATDDGLADADAVCDTVDDLRTYLLDGVAQHARSAG
- a CDS encoding MarR family winged helix-turn-helix transcriptional regulator produces the protein MESRAQLTPIVQANSARAAAWRVFFEASGRLQGILETRLKRTYGVSMPDYNILLALWEAPGHRLRMGELADRVVYSPSRVTYLVSNLSRDGWVERVPSAVDRRGYDACLTTQGIETVLAATELHQQTVSEYLLDGMTDADIDSIAKVFATLDSRLRGGEKDS
- a CDS encoding DsbA family oxidoreductase translates to MWLDTCDPWSYLGLRHLRAALEEFEHRDEVEVYLHAFLLDPELDAPVDKPRVVALVESGAATLEEVRESDERMQALGAREGIRFDFDKLIIAPTSRAHRIIAAAHDADIDADTVAGPSSLQLKVAEAIMRAHFEMGLDISHPEVLIGCAQDIGMPPELAALAVGDEEWASRVYSDFQMAMHMGVTTVPTYVFDAQYLVDGHQTITAFTNILATAWEQSRKDHA
- a CDS encoding nucleoside triphosphate pyrophosphohydrolase family protein, with protein sequence MSEKNTPTSNTQSAPSPMELVQEFHRTYSMPIRSFDDPTLSYERLGMRMSLIAEEFAELMGAVYGKRARAIIETATAEAVAADDGERDVIEAADALADLIYVIYGMAIESGMDLDSVLAEVQASNLSKLMPDGSVKLREDGKVLKGPNFFPPNVARGLGLETGESANDAD
- a CDS encoding NAD(P)/FAD-dependent oxidoreductase translates to MARVAVIGGGYGGVTVAKGLDPIADVVLIEQKDQFVHHAAALRAAVDTVWEHAIFMPYTNLLHRGEVLRGTVSRVDGTTVHVFGHDPIEADYVVFATGSTYPFPAKYSSYRSSVAKARLEQLHENLGRARSVMIVGGGTVGIELTGELANAFPGLDITIVEASDQILGTPGYTDALRNEISEQLSTLGVRVVTGSELAYLPPQNVGDLSHFMVETKNGEVIEADLWFQCYGARANTGFLIGSDYESVMNPNGTIRVDSTMQVADHPNVYAVGDLTDVRESKRADAARQQARVVIANITAQIEGEKPDAIYQPTKEWVILPLGPNMGASQLLDADGQTRILGAEQTAEIKGTDLMVSVIRSQLNLP
- a CDS encoding aldo/keto reductase: MDLKQCGRTGLYLSAIGIGTLTWGRDTDGPEALDMLRRFVDAGGNLVECSASHGDGMAVDILSEAISAVGRHRVAVAWRGGVRRASEGAWVSAAGRGDLLRSLDDALARLDTDYVDVWMVEPRAEVPLDETLEAATAAYRSGRARYVGLSRATQWQLAEAVTRGMLGASAPISVVEFPFSLADTSRAARVAELSEHGVGVIAASALAGGALTGKYRHSTPADSRAASPHLRHLVEGHLTGSARGVIEAATRAGAGLERSTGDVALAWVRDYPGVTSALVGPRTLRQLETLLDYTEPLPAPIRQVLSEVAQ
- a CDS encoding RecB family exonuclease, which produces MTDLITPSTAERTWEPALSASRAKEYERCPLQYRLHVLDGYREPETRAKALGTIVHAVLEKLFALPAQQRTPEAARGQVWPQYEALASKNPEVPALFSDDADRDAWLDEARAVVNGYFAIEQPQWIAPAALEQRVTTMTSGGVRLLGFIDRVDRAPDGRLRVVDYKTGKAPGPRYVDEALYQLRFYALLLARTQVLPSRMQLVYLKAGQVITFDPKAGDIASFERHIDQLWDSIARDIENDSFVPRKNPLCNWCGVRSLCPVFGGTTPPLPEQHARWLSRTRLG
- a CDS encoding tRNA (adenine-N1)-methyltransferase; amino-acid sequence: MTIQRNTSMSANDFGQPTRRGVLSEGDRVQVRDPKGRFHQVILVSGGRFQSNRGGFNHNDVIGRPDGQVIVTEEGRQFQILRPLQVDYVMSMPRGAAVVYPKDAGVITHMGDIFPGATVVEAGAGSGALSMALLDAVGPQGCLISVERRQDFADIAAANVDLWFGRRHPAWDLRVGDVDEVLWSAEEGSVDRIVLDMLAPWENIEAITHALIPGGVLVCYVATVTQMSRLVEDLRASERFTDPIAWEDIRREWHLDGLAVRPEHRMVAHTGFLVVTRLLAPGVTPQERSTRPAKAAEGQGGAWDDEPDWSLEKVGQRVNSEKKVRKVRRDVVAQADTWASEGREAATDE